Below is a genomic region from Candidatus Binatia bacterium.
GTGTCCAGCCAGGCTTCGAGATCGTGATTCGTGATGACGCGCGGCGGCGCGTAGTGGCCGACGCCGACGATCTTCACCCCAGTGGCGGGCACTCTAGCCGGCCGACTCGTCTTGCATCTTAACGACTTGCCGGCCCTTATACGTGCCGCAACTCGGGCAAGCGAAATGCGGCCGCTTCGGCTGGTGACACTGCGGGCATTGCACGGTGGTCACCGCGCCCAGCTTCCAGTTGGCGGCGCGGCGGCTGCGAGTCTTGCTGCGAGGCGTCTTCCACTTTAGATTCGCCACATCGGTCTCCGTCTTACGAGCAGTATTATAAAGATTGCACGCGGTCGCACGGACATTCGCCCAGATTGCGGTTCGCCCCGCAACTCGCGCAGAGTCCCTTGCATTCGGGGCTGCAGCGCAGACCCATCGGCAAGGCAGCGAGGACGCTCTGCGCCGCCAGGTCGGCGACGTCGAGCCGCTCCCCGGTCAGCACGTTGCTCTCCCCGAACGGGTCGACCTCGCGTCCCCGCGAGGGATCGAGCCGCTCATCCACGTCGACGTGGATCGTGCGGTCCACGTCTTCCAAGCATCGGTCGCACTCGCCGTGAGCCCGCACGTCAACGGTGCCCTCGACGACGAGCATCCGGTCGGCTTGGCGCAGTTCCAGCTGCACGCGGGCCGGTTCCGGAAAATCGAGTCCTTCGAACGGCGCGATTCGCACCTCGTCGGAGACCACCATGAGCTGGCGGCTGCCGGCGAGGAGGCCGCCGATATCGACCCAATGCGAACGATCCATCAGAAGTAGTCCACCGCAACATGAGACCCCGCCAACCAAGCGGGGTCGCCGCGGACCTTTGCCATTCTAGAACCCGTACCCAGGCTTGTCAAACGCCATGCCAGGGGGATAGAAGCCCTGCCATGAGCATCGATCCCATCGCCTCGAAGCTCGCCTCGGAGGGCGTGGCCTACGCCCCGCAGATCGCCGGCGCCGCCCGCCGGCACGGGCTCGACCCCGGTTTGCTTGCCGCCGTGGCAGCGCAAGAGACCGGCGGCCCCGATACCAACGCGGGCCACAACGAGGTCGGCGACGGTGGCCACGGGCGCGGCCTCTTCCAGATCGACGACCGCTGGCATGCGTTCGCCTCGACTCCCGCGGCGATGGACCCGGGCGCCAACGCCGATTACGCGGCCGGGATGATCTCCGGCTTGCTCAAGCGCTACGGCGGAAACGTTCGCTCTGCGCTCTCCGCCTATAATGCCGGCTCCCCCACGGCGACCGGCACGAGAACCCGCTGGTCCGACGGGAGCGATCTCTCCTACGCCGATTCCGTGCTGCGCCACTACCAACGCCTCACCGGCGGCCCCGCACAATCCTCGGAATCGACGCAATCGACCGCAATTGCCGAGTCGGGCAGCGAGATCGCCTCAACCGGCGTGCTGCGCGCTCGGGCACAGCGCCTTCCGTTCGTGGCGCCGATCGCTGCCTCCGCACACCAAACGCGGCCGAATTCTGCGAATTACAGCCGAGCCGCGACCGATTACGTCGCCCTCTTCAACGACGACACCGACGAGAACAACTCGTAGAACAGGAGAAAAACACCGTGTCATCCCTCCCTTCGATCGAAGGAACGATCTCCGCCAAACCGCTCGGCAACACGCTCTGCGGCGCGCTCGGCGGCACGCTGCGCGGCGCTCCGGGAGGCGCGAGCGGCACGCTTCGCGGGGAATCGCCCGATTCGCCCGAGAGCGCCGCGGTCGCCGAGCTCGGCAATCTCATCAACTCGCTCGGAACGCTCTCCTCACAGGCGCAAAGCCTCCCCCTGAGCGCTCCGACGCTCCCGCAACTGCCGCAGAACCAAAGTTATCGCCCGCAGGCGACCGATTACACGCAGCTCGCCGACGAGTCGAACTAAAGAGTAAAGGAGCGACGACATGGCATTCCTGCTTCCCGTCCTCGAGGGACTCGGTTCCGGCCTGCTCGGCAACGCGATCGGCGGCGCGCTCGGAAGCGGCGTCGCCGGCAACGCCGAGAACTCCGCGATGAACGCGCTCAACTCGCAAGACGAACAGTTTCAGTTGAGCATGTACGCTTCGGAGCTCCAAAACCAAGAGCAACTCCAGATGCAATCCGAAGTCTTCGATCAAATGATGGACGAGCGCAGCGAGAACATGCGCGAGGTGGATACCCTCCGCAACGTCGACATGGCGCAGCGCAAGATGGACGACAGCATTACGAAGAAGTTCATCCAGTCGATCACCGAATGATCGCACCGCTTCTCTCGACTCGCACCGAGCGCACCACGACGGGGCGCGGCACGACCGCCGCGCCCCGCGTCGCGGCCGCGCATCAGGCGTTCGACGACGAGGCGGCCGAGCGCGCCGAGATTCTCCGCGAGCACGAGGTGCTGCAGCTGCTGCTCATGGAGTTCCTCAAGAACGAGGACGAGATCATGAAGAAATGGATCGCGCTTATCTAAGGGAGATGGGGGTGCGTCGGGACGCACCCCATCGCCTC
It encodes:
- a CDS encoding DUF177 domain-containing protein, with the translated sequence MDRSHWVDIGGLLAGSRQLMVVSDEVRIAPFEGLDFPEPARVQLELRQADRMLVVEGTVDVRAHGECDRCLEDVDRTIHVDVDERLDPSRGREVDPFGESNVLTGERLDVADLAAQSVLAALPMGLRCSPECKGLCASCGANRNLGECPCDRVQSL
- the rpmF gene encoding 50S ribosomal protein L32 — protein: MANLKWKTPRSKTRSRRAANWKLGAVTTVQCPQCHQPKRPHFACPSCGTYKGRQVVKMQDESAG
- a CDS encoding transglycosylase SLT domain-containing protein, with the translated sequence MSIDPIASKLASEGVAYAPQIAGAARRHGLDPGLLAAVAAQETGGPDTNAGHNEVGDGGHGRGLFQIDDRWHAFASTPAAMDPGANADYAAGMISGLLKRYGGNVRSALSAYNAGSPTATGTRTRWSDGSDLSYADSVLRHYQRLTGGPAQSSESTQSTAIAESGSEIASTGVLRARAQRLPFVAPIAASAHQTRPNSANYSRAATDYVALFNDDTDENNS